A genomic region of Sander lucioperca isolate FBNREF2018 chromosome 6, SLUC_FBN_1.2, whole genome shotgun sequence contains the following coding sequences:
- the LOC118495350 gene encoding uncharacterized protein LOC118495350, giving the protein MVFLYDNGHLYSDKLGGQNEQFKGRVSHFKDELEQGDASIIIRNMTRADSGEYTCIVSSIQKKEKKKKTQIFNIKLVVEPKLIKVEEGSDVTLPCSLITKENLRLTRFIWQKVSQKTDDDQKVFLYDKGHLYSDERPGQSEKFKGRVSHFPDELEQGNASIIIRKTTRADSGEYRCIIPLIQKPQIFNINLVVGSTPESKEHHSLMMEERL; this is encoded by the exons ATGGTGTTCCTGTATGATAATGGTCATCTTTACAGTGATAAACTTGGAGGTCAGAATGAGCAGTTCAAAGGTCGAGTCTCACATTTTAAAGATGAACTGGAACAAGGCGACgcctccataatcatcagaaatatgACGAGGGCTGACAGTGGAGAATACACCTGTATTGTTTCATCAattcagaaaaaagaaaagaaaaagaaaactcaaaTATTCAACATTAagcttgttgttg AGCCAAAACTCATCAAAGTGGAAGAAGGCAGTGATGTTACTTTACCCTGTTCACTCATCACCAAGGAGAACCTTCGGTTAACACGGTTTATCTGGCAGAAAGTTTCCCAGAAAACTGATGATGATCAGAAGGTGTTCCTGTATGATAAAGGTCATCTTTACAGTGATGAGCGTCCAGGTCAGAGTGAGAAGTTCAAAGGTCGAGTCTCACATTTTCCAGATGAACTGGAACAAGGCAACgcctccataatcatcagaaaaACGACGAGGGCTGACAGTGGAGAATACAGATGTATTATTCCATTAATTCAGAAACCTCAAATATTCAACATTAATCTTGTTGTTG GTTCAACTCCAGAGTCAAAAGAACATCATTCATTAATGATGGAAGAAAGGCTCTGA